A stretch of Dyella sp. BiH032 DNA encodes these proteins:
- a CDS encoding H-NS histone family protein, producing the protein MAVDIKNLNHNQLNDLIAKAQQRQTELRKDKVAKLREKIHALIKAEGFAFEDVFGQGRAGKVRKTGGIVPPKYRNPADPEQTWSGRGKRPRWFNDALKAGKKEKDLAI; encoded by the coding sequence ATGGCTGTCGATATCAAGAATCTCAACCATAATCAGCTCAACGACCTCATCGCCAAGGCGCAGCAGCGCCAGACCGAGCTGCGCAAGGACAAGGTCGCCAAGCTCCGCGAAAAGATCCACGCCCTGATCAAGGCCGAAGGCTTCGCCTTCGAAGACGTGTTCGGCCAGGGCCGCGCCGGCAAGGTGCGCAAGACCGGCGGCATCGTCCCGCCGAAGTACCGCAACCCCGCCGACCCGGAACAGACCTGGTCCGGCCGCGGCAAGCGCCCGCGCTGGTTCAACGACGCGCTGAAGGCAGGCAAGAAGGAAAAGGATCTGGCGATCTGA